The Lutibacter profundi genome includes a region encoding these proteins:
- a CDS encoding Ni/Fe hydrogenase subunit alpha — protein MRKIIIEPITRVEGHGKVTIKIDENGKVVNAYLHIVEFRGFEKFIQGHPYWEAPVLVQRLCGICPVSHHLAAAKAIDQLVGVDPENLSPTATKLRRLLHYGQVFQSHALHFFYLASPDLLFGINAPAEKRNIVAVAAENRELAKKGILMRKFGQEIIKAIAGKKIHGIMAVPGGVHKTFSKEERAYFLDGIQIPNIDTMIEWSKEIIDFIKSYHQQNSDWINNFATYPSNHLSLVNKENGAMELYDGRLRSIDFAGNELLNIEDIEYKYHFKEAVEPWSYLKFPYMSKYGRKDGWNRVGPLARLNTCTFIPTPLAEIERQLFKQQSNNLVNNMTMHTHWARLIEMLHCAELMKELLLDDELMSDDLVREGIPRTKGIGIIEAPRGTLIHEYHTDNNGIITKCNLIVSTTHNNEAMNKAVKQVAEDVLTDVPEITEPMLNQIEIAIRAYDPCLSCATHALGEMPLIVQIEDKDGNIIDEKIR, from the coding sequence ATGAGAAAAATAATTATTGAACCTATTACCCGAGTTGAGGGACATGGAAAAGTAACCATTAAAATTGATGAAAATGGCAAAGTAGTTAATGCTTATTTACATATTGTTGAGTTTAGAGGGTTTGAAAAATTTATTCAAGGGCATCCGTATTGGGAAGCTCCAGTTTTAGTACAACGTTTATGTGGTATTTGCCCAGTAAGTCACCATTTAGCTGCTGCAAAAGCAATTGACCAATTAGTGGGTGTTGATCCTGAAAACTTATCTCCAACTGCTACTAAATTAAGACGGTTATTACATTACGGACAAGTTTTTCAATCTCATGCCTTGCATTTCTTTTATTTAGCTTCACCCGACTTACTATTTGGCATAAATGCTCCCGCTGAAAAAAGAAATATTGTTGCCGTAGCTGCAGAAAATAGGGAATTAGCAAAAAAAGGGATTTTAATGCGAAAATTCGGGCAAGAAATAATCAAAGCTATTGCCGGTAAAAAAATACATGGAATTATGGCAGTTCCTGGTGGTGTTCATAAAACATTTTCAAAAGAGGAAAGAGCTTATTTTTTAGATGGAATTCAAATTCCTAATATAGATACTATGATTGAGTGGTCTAAAGAAATTATTGATTTTATAAAATCATATCACCAACAAAATAGTGACTGGATTAATAATTTTGCTACCTACCCATCCAACCATTTAAGTTTAGTGAATAAAGAAAATGGCGCTATGGAGTTATATGATGGTAGATTACGATCTATTGATTTTGCAGGTAATGAGTTATTAAATATTGAAGATATTGAATATAAATATCATTTTAAAGAAGCTGTTGAACCTTGGTCATATCTAAAATTTCCATATATGTCTAAATACGGTAGAAAAGATGGGTGGAATCGTGTAGGGCCGTTGGCTAGACTAAATACTTGTACTTTTATACCAACTCCTTTAGCAGAAATTGAGAGGCAACTTTTCAAACAACAAAGTAACAATTTAGTAAATAATATGACTATGCATACACATTGGGCTCGTTTAATTGAAATGCTTCATTGTGCTGAATTGATGAAAGAATTATTATTAGATGATGAATTAATGTCTGATGATTTAGTTAGAGAAGGTATTCCTAGAACCAAAGGAATTGGGATTATTGAAGCGCCTAGAGGAACTCTAATACATGAATATCATACAGATAATAATGGAATTATTACCAAATGTAATTTAATAGTTTCTACTACACATAATAATGAAGCTATGAATAAAGCAGTTAAACAAGTTGCTGAAGATGTTTTAACTGATGTTCCTGAAATTACCGAACCAATGTTAAATCAAATTGAAATTGCTATAAGAGCTTATGACCCTTGTTTAAGCTGTGCAACACACGCCTTAGGTGAAATGCCTTTAATTGTTCAAATTGAAGATAAAGATGGAAATATTATTGACGAAAAAATTAGATAA
- a CDS encoding hydrogenase maturation protease — translation MEILLTKKLDNILIIGIGNNTRQDDGLGWSFLDALEKEGFNSHNLLYKYQLMVEDAEIISNYETVIFVDAYKKSLKNGFLFEKLNPALKFEFSTHSVPPSQLLCLCKDIYEKTPNAFVLKIEGFKWEYQINLSAKAKQNLENALTKIKALNSKGGEN, via the coding sequence ATGGAAATATTATTGACGAAAAAATTAGATAATATATTAATAATTGGTATCGGAAATAATACCAGACAAGACGATGGCCTTGGTTGGAGTTTTTTAGATGCTTTAGAAAAAGAGGGGTTTAATAGTCATAATTTGTTATATAAATATCAATTAATGGTGGAAGATGCTGAAATTATTTCAAATTATGAAACTGTAATTTTTGTAGATGCCTACAAAAAATCACTTAAAAATGGTTTTCTATTTGAAAAACTAAACCCAGCACTAAAATTTGAATTTTCAACACATTCCGTTCCTCCAAGTCAATTGTTGTGTTTATGCAAAGATATTTATGAAAAAACACCTAACGCTTTTGTTTTAAAAATTGAAGGGTTTAAATGGGAATATCAAATTAATTTAAGTGCTAAAGCAAAACAAAATTTAGAAAATGCATTAACAAAAATTAAAGCCCTAAATTCCAAAGGCGGTGAGAACTAA
- a CDS encoding secondary thiamine-phosphate synthase enzyme YjbQ: MKFYQKEIQLEPFNRGFHLITRIILNQFEEIGNIEVGQLQVFIKHTSASLTINENADSSVRTDFENYFNRIVPDNNDYFTHTLEGTDDMPAHIKASVLSSSIQIPITNGKLNLGTWQGIFLCEHRNYGGSRRLVLTAFGI, from the coding sequence ATGAAATTTTATCAAAAAGAAATACAATTAGAGCCTTTTAATAGAGGATTTCACTTAATAACACGTATTATTTTAAATCAATTTGAAGAGATTGGAAATATTGAAGTTGGTCAATTACAAGTTTTTATAAAGCATACTTCAGCAAGTTTAACTATTAATGAAAATGCCGATAGTTCTGTTAGAACAGATTTTGAAAATTATTTTAATAGGATAGTTCCAGATAATAACGATTATTTTACTCATACACTAGAAGGTACTGATGATATGCCAGCACATATTAAAGCATCAGTTTTAAGTAGCTCTATTCAAATACCTATTACCAACGGAAAATTAAATTTAGGAACTTGGCAAGGAATATTTTTATGTGAACATAGAAATTATGGAGGTTCTCGTAGATTAGTTCTCACCGCCTTTGGAATTTAG
- the lhgO gene encoding L-2-hydroxyglutarate oxidase — protein sequence MLNKKYDFIVVGAGIVGLATAYKLQLKFPKKSIVILEKEAKVGMHQTGRNSGVMHSGIYYTPGSYKAINCKNGRNQLIEFAKKNEIKHDICGKVIVATKQEDISVLEDIYAKGIENETEGIRFLNSEEIKEKEPFVEAVKAIWVPTAGIIDYVAVSNKLVELVENLNSKSKLLINCKVENISSKENETIVHTSLGNLTAEKVIFCTGLQSDRNAEKDDLKLDMHIVGFRGDYYELTDEASHKINNLVYPVPDPKYPFLGVHFTRMINGGVECGPNAVFTFKREGYKRTSFSFRDTFDALTFGGTWKLFFKNWRKGIDEYKRAFSKRLFVNALKHMMPSITPNDVQPSRAGVRAQAIDYDGNMVDDFKIMKHNGNIHVLNAPSPAATSCLAIADEIVSVVLNK from the coding sequence ATGTTAAATAAAAAGTACGATTTTATTGTTGTTGGAGCAGGAATTGTTGGATTGGCTACAGCCTATAAATTACAATTGAAATTTCCTAAAAAATCAATAGTAATTTTAGAAAAAGAAGCTAAAGTAGGGATGCATCAAACAGGAAGAAATTCTGGAGTTATGCACTCTGGAATATATTATACACCTGGCTCTTACAAAGCAATTAATTGTAAAAACGGAAGAAATCAACTCATTGAGTTTGCTAAAAAAAATGAGATTAAACACGATATTTGTGGAAAAGTAATTGTAGCTACAAAACAAGAAGATATTTCGGTTTTAGAAGATATTTATGCTAAAGGAATAGAAAATGAAACCGAAGGAATACGATTTTTAAATTCTGAAGAAATAAAAGAAAAAGAACCTTTTGTTGAAGCTGTTAAAGCTATTTGGGTACCAACAGCAGGTATTATTGATTATGTAGCAGTTTCAAATAAACTTGTAGAATTAGTTGAGAATTTAAATTCAAAAAGTAAATTACTAATCAATTGTAAAGTAGAAAATATTTCTTCAAAAGAGAATGAAACAATTGTTCATACTTCATTAGGTAATTTAACTGCTGAAAAAGTAATTTTCTGCACAGGGTTACAATCTGATAGAAATGCAGAAAAAGATGATTTAAAATTAGATATGCATATTGTAGGTTTTAGAGGTGATTATTACGAACTAACCGATGAAGCTTCACATAAAATAAATAATTTAGTATATCCAGTTCCTGATCCAAAATATCCTTTTTTAGGAGTTCATTTTACACGAATGATTAATGGTGGAGTTGAATGTGGTCCAAATGCGGTATTTACCTTTAAACGAGAGGGTTATAAAAGAACAAGTTTTAGCTTTAGAGATACTTTTGATGCCTTAACTTTTGGTGGTACTTGGAAATTATTTTTTAAGAATTGGCGCAAAGGAATTGATGAATATAAAAGAGCCTTTTCAAAACGTTTATTTGTAAATGCACTAAAACATATGATGCCTAGTATTACGCCAAATGATGTGCAGCCATCAAGAGCAGGAGTGAGAGCACAGGCAATTGATTACGATGGTAATATGGTTGATGATTTTAAAATTATGAAACATAACGGAAACATTCACGTGTTAAATGCCCCTTCGCCAGCAGCGACTTCCTGTTTAGCAATTGCCGATGAAATTGTAAGTGTAGTTTTAAATAAATAA
- a CDS encoding MFS transporter codes for MLKKGDKKLINGWAFYDWANSVYSLVIGTAVFPIYYESVTESDGGIIQFLGTDWHNTTAYSYALGISFLIVAFLSPILSAIADYTGNKKRFMQFFCFLGSFSVMSLYFFTGKENVWIGIVFTILASIGFWGSIVFYNAYLPEVAEPKDHDRVSAKGFMLGYIGSVLLLAFNLSMVMKPEIYGITDSTFPARVSFLTVGIWWLGFAQVTFSRLPNNPFKRKPEKDYIFKGYRELKIVLQEIKKQSQLKILLISFFLYSIGVQTVILLASIFGTKDLGLETSNLIITILLIQLVGIVGAFAFSRLSEKIGNIKALKITILIWSVACVGAYTLHREDPDVYLKFYALGGFIGLVLGAIQTLSRSTYSKLIPDTTQDHATYFSFYDVTEKLAIVFGMALAGIVTSYTNSLRLFILILAVFFIAGFVTLSFMKGSKYVK; via the coding sequence ATGTTAAAAAAAGGCGACAAAAAATTAATCAATGGTTGGGCATTTTATGATTGGGCAAACTCAGTATATTCATTGGTAATTGGCACAGCTGTTTTTCCCATTTATTATGAATCAGTTACAGAATCAGATGGTGGAATTATTCAGTTTTTAGGAACAGATTGGCATAATACAACGGCGTATTCTTATGCATTAGGAATTTCGTTTTTGATAGTAGCATTTTTATCTCCTATTTTATCAGCAATTGCTGATTATACAGGGAATAAAAAAAGATTTATGCAATTTTTCTGTTTTTTGGGCTCCTTTTCAGTTATGTCACTTTACTTTTTTACAGGAAAAGAAAATGTTTGGATTGGTATTGTATTCACCATTTTAGCGAGTATTGGTTTTTGGGGAAGTATTGTTTTTTACAATGCATATTTACCTGAAGTTGCTGAACCAAAAGACCATGACCGTGTAAGCGCAAAAGGGTTTATGCTTGGGTATATAGGCTCAGTTTTGTTATTGGCATTTAATTTATCGATGGTTATGAAACCAGAAATATATGGTATTACAGATTCAACATTTCCTGCGCGAGTTTCATTTCTTACCGTTGGTATTTGGTGGTTAGGTTTTGCACAAGTTACTTTTAGTCGTTTACCTAATAATCCTTTTAAAAGAAAGCCTGAAAAAGATTATATTTTTAAAGGATATAGGGAGCTAAAAATAGTGCTCCAAGAGATAAAAAAACAAAGCCAGCTAAAAATATTATTAATTTCTTTTTTCTTGTATAGTATTGGGGTTCAGACTGTTATTTTGTTGGCTTCTATCTTTGGAACGAAAGATTTAGGATTAGAAACCAGTAATTTAATTATTACAATTTTATTAATACAATTAGTTGGAATAGTAGGAGCGTTTGCCTTTTCAAGGTTGTCAGAAAAAATTGGGAATATTAAAGCTTTAAAAATAACGATATTAATATGGAGTGTTGCCTGTGTGGGGGCTTATACACTCCATAGAGAAGATCCGGATGTGTATTTGAAATTTTATGCTTTAGGAGGGTTTATAGGACTTGTTTTAGGGGCTATTCAAACGCTGTCGAGATCAACGTATTCCAAATTAATTCCAGATACAACTCAAGATCACGCAACGTATTTTAGTTTTTATGATGTTACTGAAAAATTAGCCATTGTTTTTGGTATGGCATTGGCAGGGATAGTTACATCATACACAAATTCATTACGATTATTTATTTTAATTTTAGCAGTCTTTTTTATTGCGGGTTTTGTAACTTTAAGCTTTATGAAAGGCTCAAAATATGTTAAATAA
- a CDS encoding M48 family metallopeptidase, with the protein MKKIIALTVVLLFMVSCSTVPITGRKRINIVSDAQILPASFAQYEGFLKENKISTNVKKTNELQHVGMNISKAVDKFMRANGMVKEANSYRWEFNLIEDKTINAWCMPGGKVVFYTGILPVCKNTDGIAAVMGHEVAHAFAKHGQERMTSAYGQQLGGIAVALASNKKDPKTRALWNTIYGVGSTVGMLAYSRTHETEADKLGMVFMAMAGYNPNEAINLWIRMSQQSKGSKPPEFLSTHPSDQTRIKNLKAYLPTAIALAKKYNTQQP; encoded by the coding sequence ATGAAAAAAATAATAGCTCTAACTGTAGTTTTACTATTTATGGTAAGTTGTAGCACCGTACCAATTACAGGGCGAAAAAGAATTAATATTGTAAGTGATGCTCAAATTTTACCCGCAAGTTTTGCTCAATATGAAGGGTTTTTGAAAGAAAATAAAATTTCAACAAATGTAAAAAAGACCAATGAATTACAACATGTTGGAATGAATATTTCAAAAGCGGTAGATAAGTTTATGAGAGCAAACGGCATGGTTAAAGAAGCAAATAGTTATCGCTGGGAATTTAACTTAATTGAAGATAAAACAATAAATGCTTGGTGTATGCCTGGAGGAAAAGTAGTTTTTTATACAGGAATTTTACCTGTTTGTAAAAATACTGATGGAATTGCAGCTGTTATGGGACATGAAGTTGCTCATGCGTTTGCTAAACATGGACAAGAGAGAATGACAAGTGCTTATGGACAGCAATTAGGAGGAATAGCCGTTGCTTTGGCAAGCAATAAGAAAGATCCAAAAACGCGAGCATTGTGGAATACTATTTACGGAGTAGGTTCTACTGTAGGAATGTTGGCTTATAGTAGAACTCATGAAACAGAAGCTGATAAACTAGGTATGGTATTTATGGCTATGGCTGGATATAATCCAAATGAGGCTATTAATTTATGGATTAGAATGAGCCAACAATCTAAAGGAAGTAAACCTCCAGAATTTTTAAGTACGCATCCATCAGATCAAACTCGGATTAAAAACTTAAAAGCTTACTTGCCAACTGCTATTGCTTTAGCAAAAAAATATAATACGCAACAACCATAA
- a CDS encoding alpha/beta hydrolase family protein, with product MYNSSSEQNTVIKATNIPKIPSSIITTGKVLQFIAPPLATKFAIKLFGTPIRFKTPEREKMMANSAQKEFLFVPEINKNIMVYTYGYSKRKVLLIHGWSGRGTQLYKIADKLLENGFMTISFDGPAHGKSTGKTTMMSEFVIAAKSIEKKYGPFEIAIGHSLGGMAVLNGVKQGLKIKKAIIIGSGDIITDIITDFVKKLELKPEMVYRIKKLFYKKFGESIDNYSASFAAKSLKIPTLVIHDTDDKDVPVSCAHNIRQSLEQGEILITKGLGHRRILKDNLVIQRIIEFINRE from the coding sequence ATGTATAATTCAAGTAGTGAACAAAACACTGTAATAAAAGCAACTAATATTCCCAAAATACCATCCTCAATTATTACTACAGGAAAAGTTCTACAATTTATAGCTCCTCCTTTAGCTACAAAATTTGCTATAAAACTATTTGGAACTCCCATTCGGTTTAAAACCCCAGAACGTGAAAAAATGATGGCTAATAGTGCCCAAAAAGAATTTTTATTTGTTCCTGAAATTAATAAGAACATTATGGTTTATACGTATGGGTACTCAAAAAGAAAAGTTTTACTAATTCACGGATGGTCTGGCAGAGGAACTCAATTGTATAAAATTGCCGATAAATTATTGGAAAATGGTTTTATGACTATTAGTTTTGACGGTCCTGCACATGGAAAATCTACAGGAAAAACTACCATGATGAGCGAATTTGTAATTGCTGCTAAATCAATTGAGAAAAAATATGGCCCTTTTGAAATTGCCATTGGTCATTCTTTAGGTGGTATGGCTGTTTTAAATGGGGTGAAGCAAGGGTTAAAAATTAAAAAAGCAATTATCATTGGATCTGGTGATATTATTACTGATATTATTACAGATTTTGTTAAAAAATTAGAATTGAAACCAGAAATGGTTTACAGAATTAAAAAACTTTTTTATAAAAAATTTGGAGAAAGTATTGATAATTATTCTGCAAGTTTTGCTGCTAAAAGTCTAAAAATACCAACTTTAGTAATTCATGACACTGATGATAAAGATGTACCTGTTAGTTGTGCACATAATATACGACAAAGCCTAGAACAAGGTGAAATATTAATAACAAAAGGCTTGGGACATCGGCGTATTTTAAAAGACAACCTAGTTATTCAAAGAATTATTGAATTTATAAATAGAGAATAA
- the msrB gene encoding peptide-methionine (R)-S-oxide reductase MsrB produces the protein MKNIFLTILLLTNIVMSYSQEKKKKMIKKVTKTEEEWKQTLTAQQYFVLRQKGTDAPSESGYTSTFEKGTYHCAACDLQLFKSNSKFESHCGWPSFDDAIKGTVEYVLDKTHGMIRTEIICASCGSHLGHVFEDGPEETTGKRYCVNTTSIKFVKGEK, from the coding sequence ATGAAAAATATATTTTTGACTATCTTATTATTAACAAACATTGTAATGAGTTACTCACAAGAAAAAAAGAAAAAAATGATTAAAAAGGTAACTAAAACCGAAGAAGAGTGGAAACAAACATTAACTGCTCAACAATACTTTGTCTTACGTCAAAAAGGAACTGATGCTCCAAGTGAAAGTGGCTATACTTCAACATTTGAAAAGGGAACATATCACTGTGCTGCCTGTGATTTACAACTATTTAAATCAAATAGTAAATTTGAATCTCATTGTGGATGGCCCTCTTTTGATGATGCTATTAAAGGAACTGTAGAGTATGTTTTAGACAAAACGCATGGAATGATACGTACTGAAATAATTTGCGCCTCTTGCGGAAGTCATTTAGGTCATGTTTTTGAAGATGGCCCTGAAGAAACTACGGGAAAACGCTATTGCGTTAATACCACATCAATTAAATTTGTTAAAGGAGAAAAATAA
- a CDS encoding bifunctional 5,10-methylenetetrahydrofolate dehydrogenase/5,10-methenyltetrahydrofolate cyclohydrolase — MILLDGKKTAADLKIEIAESVKQLKIQGNKTPHLAAILVGSDGASMTYVNSKVKACELVGFNSTLIKLPEETTEEKLLQEISNLNNNNDIDGFIVQLPLPKHIDEQKVLMAVNPDKDVDGFHPTNVGRMALDMPCFLPATPFGILELLERYKIETSGKNVLVIGRSHIVGRPMSILMSQKRKAGNATVTVAHSRTKNLNEFTLNADIIVAALGIPEFLTGDMVKNGVTIIDVGITRVVDATKKRGYRLAGDVHFESVSPKSAYITPVPGGVGPMTIAMLLKNTLLACERK; from the coding sequence ATGATTTTACTAGACGGAAAAAAAACAGCAGCAGATTTAAAAATTGAAATTGCCGAATCAGTAAAACAACTAAAAATACAAGGAAATAAAACACCTCATTTGGCAGCTATTTTAGTTGGTTCTGATGGTGCTAGTATGACTTATGTTAACAGTAAAGTAAAAGCATGCGAATTAGTTGGGTTTAATTCAACATTGATTAAACTTCCTGAAGAAACTACAGAAGAAAAATTATTACAAGAAATTAGCAACCTTAATAACAACAATGATATTGACGGATTCATTGTTCAACTTCCTCTTCCAAAGCATATTGATGAACAAAAGGTTTTAATGGCTGTAAATCCAGATAAAGATGTGGACGGTTTCCACCCTACCAATGTTGGAAGAATGGCTTTAGACATGCCTTGCTTTTTACCTGCAACTCCTTTTGGAATATTAGAATTATTAGAGCGATATAAAATTGAAACATCAGGAAAAAATGTTCTTGTAATAGGAAGAAGCCACATTGTTGGCAGACCAATGAGTATTTTAATGAGTCAAAAACGAAAAGCAGGGAATGCTACCGTAACAGTTGCTCATAGCAGAACTAAAAATTTAAATGAATTCACTTTAAATGCTGATATTATAGTGGCTGCGTTAGGTATTCCTGAATTTTTAACTGGTGATATGGTTAAAAATGGTGTAACTATTATTGATGTTGGTATTACAAGAGTTGTTGATGCTACTAAAAAAAGAGGCTATCGTTTGGCTGGTGATGTTCATTTTGAAAGTGTAAGCCCTAAATCAGCCTATATTACACCTGTTCCAGGTGGTGTAGGCCCAATGACAATTGCAATGCTTCTGAAAAACACCTTATTAGCTTGTGAGCGAAAATAA
- a CDS encoding TIGR02206 family membrane protein has protein sequence MKDSIFLKDNQDFIMFGNQHLVALLFFITFGYVLIKWAKKQPREKQYFVGNIFAFSLSITVVIWIFLKIYVRGFDIKEDLPFHLCNFVALLLPVFTLTKKKIYFDIILFWILAGTSHSIITPDLLNGFPNFIFLKYWYVHAGLIIFVLYAVFVLNLRPNLKSVFYSFLALQLYAGILFIINKNINSNYFYTNFKPYGPTALDYLGEWPYYILTIELLLIPYFLIIYLPFYLTREKTKLGFFSINQINRKCR, from the coding sequence TTGAAAGATTCAATATTTCTAAAAGATAATCAAGATTTTATAATGTTCGGCAATCAACACTTGGTTGCCTTACTTTTTTTTATCACGTTTGGTTATGTGTTAATAAAGTGGGCAAAAAAGCAACCTAGAGAAAAACAATATTTCGTTGGAAATATTTTTGCCTTTTCGCTTTCAATAACTGTAGTAATTTGGATTTTTTTAAAAATTTATGTTAGAGGTTTTGACATTAAAGAAGACCTGCCTTTTCACCTCTGTAATTTTGTTGCTTTATTATTACCTGTTTTTACATTAACTAAAAAAAAGATTTATTTTGATATTATCCTTTTCTGGATTTTAGCAGGAACATCTCACTCAATTATAACACCTGATTTACTCAATGGATTTCCAAATTTTATTTTTTTAAAATATTGGTATGTACATGCAGGATTAATTATTTTTGTTTTATATGCTGTGTTTGTGCTTAATTTAAGACCAAATTTAAAAAGTGTTTTTTACTCTTTTTTAGCTTTACAATTGTATGCAGGAATATTATTTATTATCAACAAAAATATAAATTCAAATTATTTTTATACAAACTTTAAGCCATACGGACCAACAGCTTTAGACTATCTTGGCGAATGGCCTTATTATATTTTAACAATAGAATTACTTTTAATCCCTTATTTTTTAATTATATATCTACCTTTTTATTTAACCAGAGAAAAAACTAAATTAGGTTTCTTCTCTATTAACCAAATTAACCGAAAATGCAGGTAA
- a CDS encoding cupin domain-containing protein encodes MKKYKVQKSPFVVPTTDGKLIEEHFGLSNQCELSIAHMIAPPKWSEPFQTPDFDEYTYIIKGKKQLNIDGDIVVLEAGQSIKIEKGARVRYSNPFDEACEYLAVCLPAFSVNLVNREET; translated from the coding sequence ATGAAAAAATATAAAGTTCAAAAATCTCCATTCGTAGTTCCAACTACAGATGGTAAATTGATAGAAGAACACTTTGGTTTGAGTAACCAATGTGAATTAAGTATTGCTCATATGATAGCACCTCCTAAATGGAGCGAACCTTTTCAAACTCCTGATTTTGATGAGTATACCTATATAATTAAAGGGAAGAAGCAATTGAATATAGATGGAGATATTGTTGTGCTAGAGGCTGGTCAATCTATTAAAATTGAAAAAGGGGCAAGAGTTCGGTATTCAAACCCTTTTGATGAAGCCTGTGAGTATTTGGCAGTTTGTTTACCTGCATTTTCGGTTAATTTGGTTAATAGAGAAGAAACCTAA
- a CDS encoding MBL fold metallo-hydrolase RNA specificity domain-containing protein, whose amino-acid sequence MKLTFLGGAGTVTGSKILLEVNYKKILIDCGLFQGLKELRKKNREELPINLNELDLIFLTHAHLDHSGYLPVLIKNGYKGKIYCTNATRDLTKVILLDSGKIQEEDAKRANKYSYSKHKPAQPLYTINDAKNTISHFKTFETEKWHTIDKTIKFKFINSGHILGSTFIQLSINGKIIVFSGDIGRKKPIILNKYKYINKADYVVIESTYGNRLHENYAIKDKLLKYIKHTYLKGGTLIVPTFSVERAQEIIYLLSILKRENVLPNIPIYLDSPMGVSATEIYYKYINDHHLTVDDIKSMESTVELISDVSASKAVVNDKSPKIVLAGSGMITGGRVLHYLDKLISDKKNSILIVGFQAEGTRGRALLSGDTEVKFFGKYHKINAEVFKINAFSGHADQNELLDWLQHFKTPPILTIINHGEPHQSQALKVKIKSDLKWNCTVAKMNKVYNFA is encoded by the coding sequence ATGAAACTAACATTTTTAGGAGGTGCAGGAACAGTTACTGGTTCAAAAATTTTACTAGAGGTAAATTACAAAAAAATATTAATTGATTGCGGTTTATTTCAAGGTTTAAAAGAATTACGTAAAAAAAACAGAGAAGAGTTGCCTATAAATTTAAATGAATTAGACCTAATTTTTTTAACTCATGCACATTTAGATCACTCGGGGTACTTACCTGTTCTTATAAAAAATGGCTACAAAGGTAAAATTTATTGTACAAATGCAACCAGAGATTTAACAAAAGTTATATTACTTGACAGTGGTAAAATACAAGAAGAAGATGCAAAAAGAGCCAATAAATACAGCTATTCCAAACACAAACCCGCCCAACCATTATATACTATAAATGACGCAAAGAATACTATTTCACACTTTAAAACATTTGAAACAGAAAAATGGCACACTATAGATAAAACTATAAAATTTAAATTTATAAATAGTGGTCATATTTTGGGAAGTACATTTATTCAACTAAGTATTAATGGGAAGATTATTGTTTTTTCTGGAGATATTGGAAGAAAAAAACCTATCATTTTAAATAAATATAAATATATCAATAAAGCCGATTATGTAGTTATTGAATCTACTTATGGAAATAGATTGCATGAAAATTATGCAATAAAAGATAAACTACTCAAATATATTAAACACACATATTTAAAAGGAGGAACTTTAATAGTCCCTACATTTTCAGTAGAAAGAGCCCAAGAGATTATTTATCTTTTAAGCATTTTAAAACGTGAAAATGTATTGCCAAATATTCCTATATATTTGGATAGTCCAATGGGTGTTAGCGCCACAGAAATATATTACAAATATATCAATGACCACCATTTAACAGTTGATGATATTAAAAGTATGGAGTCTACCGTTGAATTAATTAGCGATGTAAGCGCTTCAAAAGCTGTAGTTAATGATAAGAGCCCTAAAATAGTTTTGGCGGGAAGTGGTATGATTACTGGAGGAAGAGTGTTACATTATTTAGATAAACTTATTTCTGATAAAAAAAACAGCATCTTAATTGTTGGGTTTCAAGCTGAAGGTACTCGAGGAAGAGCCTTATTATCTGGTGATACCGAAGTTAAATTTTTTGGGAAATATCATAAAATAAATGCCGAAGTTTTTAAAATAAATGCGTTTTCAGGTCATGCAGACCAAAACGAATTATTAGATTGGCTACAACATTTTAAAACTCCTCCAATCCTTACAATTATAAATCATGGCGAGCCGCATCAAAGTCAGGCACTAAAAGTTAAAATTAAATCTGATTTAAAATGGAATTGTACCGTTGCTAAAATGAATAAAGTATATAATTTCGCTTAG